One Blastocatellia bacterium DNA segment encodes these proteins:
- a CDS encoding UvrD-helicase domain-containing protein encodes MSYLDDLNPAQRAAVLYMEGPLLVLAGAGSGKTRVITYKIAYMLDHLNIDPAHILAVTFTNKAAEEMRGRVARLLNADGSSALPWIGTFHGFCTRLLRRHIERLGQGYTSDFSIYDEEDQLRLLRTCLRERGLDERTLSLRAIQARISRAKSRGLTPADLHDDPEWMLTPERALALSLFEQYEQRLRAANALDFDDLLLKAVALLRQGRDLRARYREQFRFILVDEYQDTNPLQLELLLLLAAEHTVHSASKTPGGVSFNRHLCVVGDPDQSIYRWRGADPHNVLEFERHFPNARLITLERNYRSTKTILAVANAVIRHNTKRKEKILWTENEDGPRVGYYLAETAEDEADFVIERIRAHLERESQTRVAVLYRTNAQSRLFEEACRRVGLPFRIVGGFSFYKRAEIRDVLAYVRLALNPWDDESLRRILNVPPRGIGRKTLDALEQWARTAQLSLWDVLRLAVLERRLPERALHGACAFIQLIERIRTCAQRGTIAETFRLAIHETGYAQALRAAVDPLETESRLSNLEELLSAAAEADERGERVREFVDRTALVSDADDYDPNAPVTLMTMHSAKGLEFSVVFIVGLEEGLFPHARSSEDPEELEEERRLFYVAITRAERQLYLTHARTRRYQGEPTSTTPSRFLRELPSDLLEDLSSIPKRPSYTGPTYNSIAQIEQFFRERGRTIALGKSPAATQNVSHEQQENASTSPRSRFPVGARVRHPHYGVGQVIGREERGGSVTLTVVFAGAGKRKFIEGIAPLELVS; translated from the coding sequence ATGAGCTACTTGGATGACTTGAACCCCGCCCAGCGCGCGGCCGTCCTTTACATGGAAGGCCCATTGCTTGTGCTCGCGGGGGCGGGATCGGGGAAGACGCGCGTCATTACGTACAAGATCGCATATATGCTCGACCACCTTAATATCGATCCGGCGCATATCCTTGCTGTCACGTTCACCAACAAGGCCGCGGAAGAAATGCGAGGACGCGTCGCTCGGCTGCTCAACGCCGATGGATCGAGTGCCCTCCCTTGGATCGGGACGTTCCACGGGTTCTGCACGCGCCTCCTCCGACGACACATCGAGCGTCTGGGCCAAGGCTATACATCGGATTTCTCCATCTACGACGAGGAAGATCAACTTCGCTTGCTTCGGACGTGTCTACGGGAGCGCGGGCTTGACGAACGCACATTGTCTCTTCGTGCGATTCAAGCGCGCATCAGTCGCGCCAAGAGTCGCGGGCTCACCCCCGCGGATCTCCACGACGATCCGGAATGGATGCTGACGCCAGAACGCGCGCTCGCGCTTTCGCTCTTCGAGCAGTACGAACAGCGGCTACGTGCGGCGAACGCCCTCGATTTCGATGACCTCTTGTTGAAAGCCGTGGCGTTGCTTCGACAGGGACGGGATCTGCGCGCTCGGTACCGGGAGCAGTTCCGGTTCATCCTCGTGGACGAGTACCAAGACACAAACCCTCTGCAGTTGGAGCTTCTGCTCTTGCTCGCCGCGGAGCACACCGTGCACTCCGCTTCGAAGACGCCTGGAGGGGTGTCGTTCAACCGACACCTTTGCGTTGTCGGAGATCCCGATCAGAGCATCTACCGATGGCGCGGGGCCGATCCGCACAACGTGCTGGAATTCGAGCGTCATTTCCCGAACGCGCGCCTCATCACGCTCGAGAGGAACTATCGCTCGACCAAGACCATCCTCGCCGTCGCCAATGCAGTGATCCGTCACAACACCAAACGCAAGGAGAAAATCCTATGGACGGAGAACGAAGATGGCCCCCGGGTCGGATACTATCTGGCCGAGACGGCAGAGGACGAGGCGGACTTCGTCATAGAGAGAATTCGCGCGCATCTCGAACGGGAGTCCCAGACGCGCGTGGCCGTGCTCTATCGAACGAACGCGCAATCGCGACTCTTCGAGGAAGCCTGTCGCCGCGTGGGCCTGCCGTTCCGGATCGTCGGCGGTTTTTCTTTCTACAAGCGGGCGGAGATTCGCGACGTGCTCGCCTATGTGCGGCTCGCGCTGAATCCGTGGGACGATGAGAGCCTGCGCCGAATTCTGAATGTCCCCCCGCGCGGGATCGGGAGAAAGACGCTCGATGCGCTGGAGCAATGGGCGCGAACGGCTCAGCTTTCGCTCTGGGATGTCTTGCGACTGGCCGTGCTCGAGCGACGGCTGCCGGAGCGGGCTCTGCACGGTGCCTGCGCCTTCATTCAGCTCATCGAACGCATTCGCACTTGCGCACAGCGAGGGACGATCGCTGAGACCTTCCGCCTAGCCATTCACGAGACGGGATATGCCCAAGCGTTGCGCGCGGCGGTTGATCCACTTGAGACCGAGAGCCGACTCTCGAATCTGGAGGAGCTACTCAGCGCCGCCGCCGAGGCTGATGAGCGGGGAGAACGTGTTCGCGAGTTCGTGGATCGCACCGCGCTCGTCTCCGACGCGGACGACTATGATCCTAACGCGCCAGTCACCTTGATGACGATGCACAGCGCGAAAGGCCTCGAATTCTCTGTCGTCTTCATCGTCGGGCTGGAGGAAGGGCTCTTCCCCCACGCGCGTTCGAGCGAGGACCCGGAAGAACTGGAGGAAGAGCGCCGCCTCTTCTATGTCGCCATTACGCGCGCCGAACGTCAGCTCTATCTCACGCACGCGCGCACGCGACGCTACCAGGGAGAGCCCACCTCGACGACTCCCTCGCGATTTCTGCGGGAACTTCCATCCGATCTTCTGGAGGACCTCTCTTCGATTCCGAAGCGTCCCTCGTATACCGGCCCCACGTATAACTCGATCGCGCAAATCGAGCAATTCTTCCGGGAGCGCGGCCGGACGATCGCACTCGGGAAATCCCCCGCAGCGACTCAAAACGTCTCGCACGAGCAGCAGGAGAACGCCTCGACTTCCCCACGCTCGCGCTTCCCCGTTGGCGCTCGCGTGCGTCATCCGCATTATGGCGTTGGGCAGGTCATCGGCAGAGAGGAGAGGGGGGGCTCCGTCACATTGACCGTCGTCTTCGCAGGCGCCGGAAAGCGAAAATTCATAGAAGGGATCGCTCCTTTGGAGCTCGTCTCATGA
- a CDS encoding ABC transporter permease has translation MTSAHDKATSGGTLFSTPVRARPLRFGRIIAIALASFREVLRERTLYVLVFFALLLIGMALLLGELSVGQERRIVLNVGLGAIRIFGTVMAIVLGVRLVEREIERRTIYVLLVKPVRRWEVLVGKFIGGALVLLLNVTLMMGGLVLTLTAVTQAWVETLPLLLPVVFLFWLQFLMAAAIAMMFSTFSTAVLSLFFASGIVLIGHASREFAYWAEAVRSPVMAFVCRVLYYALPNLQNLNFTAAVVHERTIPLSIVGLASAYAGLYLLVMLLLAAILFDRREFR, from the coding sequence ATGACCTCGGCACATGACAAGGCGACTTCAGGTGGCACGCTCTTCTCCACGCCCGTCCGAGCTCGTCCTTTACGGTTTGGACGAATCATTGCCATAGCTCTTGCATCCTTTCGAGAGGTCCTTCGGGAGCGAACCCTCTACGTTCTCGTCTTCTTCGCCCTGCTTTTGATCGGAATGGCGCTTTTGCTCGGCGAGTTGTCCGTCGGCCAAGAGCGCCGAATCGTCCTCAACGTCGGATTGGGGGCGATTCGAATCTTCGGGACGGTGATGGCGATCGTCCTTGGGGTCCGATTGGTCGAGCGGGAGATCGAGCGCCGAACGATCTACGTCCTCTTGGTCAAGCCCGTTCGACGATGGGAGGTGCTTGTCGGCAAGTTCATTGGCGGCGCCCTCGTCTTGCTCCTGAATGTGACGCTGATGATGGGAGGATTGGTGCTCACCCTCACGGCGGTGACGCAAGCGTGGGTCGAGACGCTCCCCCTTTTGCTTCCCGTCGTCTTCCTCTTTTGGCTCCAATTCCTCATGGCGGCGGCCATCGCTATGATGTTCTCGACGTTCTCCACGGCCGTGCTTTCGCTGTTCTTCGCCTCGGGCATCGTCCTCATCGGACATGCAAGTCGAGAATTCGCGTATTGGGCAGAGGCGGTGCGATCGCCCGTGATGGCGTTCGTGTGCCGGGTGCTCTACTATGCGCTTCCGAATCTGCAGAATCTGAACTTCACGGCTGCCGTCGTTCACGAGCGAACGATCCCGCTCTCGATCGTGGGGTTGGCTTCGGCCTACGCCGGCCTTTATCTCCTCGTGATGCTCCTTCTAGCGGCGATTCTGTTCGATCGGCGAGAATTCCGATGA
- the ubiE gene encoding bifunctional demethylmenaquinone methyltransferase/2-methoxy-6-polyprenyl-1,4-benzoquinol methylase UbiE, producing MSNSITKGGDHRERVRHMFAAIAPRYDLLNHLLSLNVDRFWRRFTVRRLRPYLLSSGALVLDLCCGTGDLALELADQADVIGVDFCRPMLRIGQEKIARRRARVLLVEGDALHLPFPNDVFSAVTIAFGLRNLESPERGLREIYRVLRPGGIAAVLEFSRPSLPIFRHLFLFYFRNLLPRIGRWISGVPGPYDYLYDSVQAFLNQRELARLMEAVGFAAVRYLNLTGGIAALHLGEKTP from the coding sequence ATGAGCAATTCCATCACGAAGGGAGGCGATCATCGAGAGCGCGTCCGGCACATGTTCGCAGCGATCGCGCCTCGATACGATCTGCTCAACCATCTCCTCTCGCTCAATGTGGATCGGTTCTGGCGCCGCTTCACGGTGCGTCGGCTTCGTCCATACCTTTTATCCTCAGGAGCACTCGTCCTCGACCTCTGCTGCGGCACGGGCGATCTGGCCCTGGAGCTGGCCGATCAGGCCGACGTCATCGGCGTGGATTTCTGCCGTCCTATGCTTCGGATCGGGCAGGAGAAGATCGCGCGGCGTCGAGCTCGCGTTCTCCTCGTCGAAGGCGATGCCCTGCATCTTCCCTTCCCCAACGATGTCTTCTCGGCGGTGACCATCGCCTTTGGCCTTCGGAACCTGGAATCCCCGGAACGAGGGCTTCGCGAGATCTATCGCGTGCTTCGCCCAGGAGGGATCGCCGCCGTCCTGGAATTCTCACGGCCTTCACTCCCGATCTTCCGACATCTCTTCCTCTTTTACTTCCGAAATCTCCTCCCGCGTATTGGGAGGTGGATCTCCGGCGTGCCGGGGCCTTACGATTATCTCTACGACTCCGTACAAGCCTTCCTGAATCAGCGCGAATTAGCGCGATTGATGGAAGCCGTTGGGTTTGCCGCCGTGCGATACCTCAATCTGACCGGCGGAATCGCTGCTCTTCACCTTGGAGAGAAGACGCCATGA
- a CDS encoding Mut7-C RNAse domain-containing protein, which yields MKFVVDVMLGRLARWLRLLGFDVVYQPNAQDEQLIALAEAEERTLLTKDARLLRDRRVNGYLVKSTRWEDQLREVVAEFHLSALIRAFTRCPECNTRLVEVDRESVRSRVPAKVYEQQQEFYRCPNCARLYWAGTHVERMSRKIEELLRG from the coding sequence ATGAAATTCGTCGTAGATGTCATGCTCGGTCGTCTCGCGCGATGGTTGCGGTTGCTCGGCTTCGATGTCGTCTACCAGCCCAACGCTCAAGATGAACAACTGATCGCCCTCGCCGAGGCCGAGGAGCGCACGCTTCTCACCAAGGACGCGCGGTTGCTTCGCGACCGACGGGTCAACGGATATTTGGTCAAAAGCACGCGATGGGAGGATCAGCTTCGGGAGGTCGTCGCCGAGTTTCACTTGAGCGCTCTTATCCGCGCCTTCACTCGATGCCCGGAGTGCAACACCCGACTCGTGGAGGTCGATCGGGAGAGCGTTCGCTCGCGAGTGCCTGCAAAGGTTTACGAGCAGCAGCAGGAGTTCTATCGCTGTCCCAACTGCGCCCGCCTCTATTGGGCGGGGACACATGTCGAGCGGATGAGCCGAAAGATCGAGGAGCTATTGAGGGGATGA
- a CDS encoding radical SAM protein, giving the protein MWVTEIFHSIQGESSYAGLPCTFVRLTGCNLRCVYCDTTYAFFGGQKMSVEEVIARVLEFWEGIEPRFPLVEITGGEPLLQKDVYPLAERLCDLGFTVLIETGGQLPIWHLDPRVVRIMDIKTPGSGHEHANLWENIEHLRPRDEVKFVLMDRRDFEWASDVIRRYDLPRRAHVLMSPVYGVLDPKALAEWVLQSRLPVRLQIQLHKVIWGPDARGV; this is encoded by the coding sequence ATGTGGGTGACTGAGATCTTCCATTCTATTCAAGGTGAATCCTCGTACGCGGGATTGCCGTGCACGTTCGTGCGCTTGACCGGATGCAACCTTCGCTGCGTCTATTGCGACACGACCTACGCCTTTTTCGGGGGCCAGAAGATGAGCGTCGAGGAGGTCATCGCGCGCGTGCTCGAGTTTTGGGAGGGGATCGAGCCGAGGTTTCCGCTTGTGGAGATCACCGGCGGAGAGCCGCTCTTGCAAAAGGACGTCTATCCGCTCGCGGAGCGGCTCTGCGATCTCGGATTCACGGTTCTCATCGAGACGGGCGGGCAGCTTCCCATCTGGCATCTCGATCCGCGCGTCGTGCGAATCATGGACATCAAGACGCCCGGAAGCGGACATGAACATGCCAACCTGTGGGAGAACATCGAGCACCTGCGGCCTCGGGATGAGGTGAAGTTCGTCCTCATGGATCGGCGCGACTTCGAGTGGGCGTCGGACGTCATCCGGCGATACGATCTCCCGCGTCGGGCGCACGTGCTCATGTCGCCCGTCTATGGCGTCCTCGATCCGAAAGCGCTCGCCGAATGGGTCTTGCAGAGCCGGCTGCCCGTTCGGTTGCAGATTCAGCTCCATAAAGTCATTTGGGGACCGGATGCGCGGGGGGTGTGA
- a CDS encoding ornithine cyclodeaminase family protein, whose protein sequence is MALLLTESDVERLLTMEMALEAVEEAFREQAEGRAINEPRRRLRVPRGTLHLMSAAVLARGVVGFKAYTSFSSGTRFLVFLYDAEEGSLLAIIEANRLGQMRTGAASGVATRYMARPDARTLGIFGTGWQAESQVRAICIVRPIRRVLAYSRRPEQREAFCREMTAKLGIEVIPAERPEEVVAEADVLVTATTAREPVFEGRWVPEGVHINAIGGNSPLRREFDDETIRRARAIVVDSKDQARIECGEFLHAVERGRLTWEAVHELKEVVIGRFVARRHPSDITLFKSLGIALEDVAVAVRIFERAREEGIGQRISLLE, encoded by the coding sequence ATGGCGTTGCTTCTGACCGAATCGGATGTGGAGCGCTTGTTGACGATGGAGATGGCGCTCGAGGCCGTCGAAGAGGCGTTTCGCGAGCAAGCGGAAGGGCGCGCGATCAATGAGCCGCGTCGCCGCCTGCGCGTCCCACGTGGGACGTTACATCTGATGAGTGCCGCCGTGCTCGCGCGAGGCGTCGTAGGCTTCAAGGCCTACACCTCGTTCTCAAGCGGCACGCGGTTCCTCGTCTTCCTCTATGACGCGGAGGAGGGATCGCTTCTGGCCATTATCGAGGCGAATCGGCTCGGGCAGATGCGCACGGGAGCGGCCAGTGGCGTCGCCACTCGATACATGGCACGACCGGATGCGCGTACGCTTGGCATCTTCGGAACTGGTTGGCAAGCAGAAAGTCAGGTGCGCGCGATTTGCATCGTGAGACCGATCCGACGGGTTCTCGCCTACAGCCGTAGGCCGGAGCAACGAGAAGCATTTTGCCGAGAGATGACGGCGAAGTTGGGGATCGAGGTCATCCCGGCCGAGCGGCCTGAGGAAGTCGTCGCTGAGGCCGATGTTCTCGTTACAGCGACGACGGCGCGCGAGCCTGTCTTCGAGGGACGATGGGTACCCGAGGGGGTTCATATCAACGCGATCGGAGGAAATTCCCCTCTTCGTCGCGAATTCGATGATGAAACGATTCGACGGGCACGCGCGATCGTCGTGGATTCCAAGGATCAGGCGCGGATCGAGTGCGGAGAGTTCCTGCATGCCGTCGAGCGCGGGCGCTTGACGTGGGAAGCCGTCCATGAGTTGAAGGAGGTCGTCATCGGACGCTTCGTCGCCCGGCGGCACCCTTCGGACATCACGCTCTTCAAATCCTTGGGGATCGCCTTGGAAGACGTGGCGGTCGCCGTTCGCATCTTCGAGCGCGCCCGCGAAGAGGGCATCGGCCAGCGCATATCCCTCTTGGAGTAA
- a CDS encoding amidohydrolase family protein yields the protein MERTYRAIDVHVHIMPWWMIKPEVAVSLRRGTREFEELIRIMEDPDRFIALLDEAGVERAGLINYVSPDVMGFTDEVNDFSARYARRYPDRLIPFGSVHPRFSRDPAGEMDRLADLGIRAIKIHPPHQLIYPNDYLNGVKALEIIYRKAIEYRMPVMIHTGTSIFPGARNKFGDPIHVDDVAVDFPELTIILAHGGRPLWMSTCVFLLRRHRNVYMDISSIPPQNLLAYFPQLEKLADKAMFGSDWPGPGVPGIKTNIEAFLQLPISDEAKRKILRETALRVFGE from the coding sequence ATGGAACGCACGTACAGGGCGATTGACGTTCATGTCCATATCATGCCGTGGTGGATGATCAAGCCGGAAGTGGCCGTGAGTCTGCGGCGAGGGACGCGAGAATTCGAAGAGCTGATTCGGATCATGGAAGATCCGGATCGCTTCATCGCCTTACTGGATGAAGCGGGGGTCGAGCGAGCGGGCCTTATTAATTACGTGAGTCCAGACGTCATGGGATTCACCGACGAGGTGAACGATTTCTCCGCGCGATACGCTCGTCGGTATCCCGATCGATTGATCCCCTTCGGCTCGGTCCATCCGCGATTCTCCAGGGATCCGGCGGGGGAGATGGATCGGCTGGCCGACCTCGGCATTCGGGCGATCAAGATCCATCCTCCGCATCAATTGATCTATCCGAACGATTACCTGAATGGCGTGAAGGCGCTTGAGATCATTTATCGCAAGGCCATCGAATATCGCATGCCGGTGATGATCCATACGGGGACATCCATCTTCCCCGGCGCGCGCAATAAGTTCGGTGATCCCATTCATGTGGATGATGTGGCCGTTGATTTCCCAGAATTGACGATCATCTTGGCTCACGGAGGACGTCCGCTCTGGATGTCGACCTGTGTCTTCTTGCTTCGTCGGCATCGAAACGTTTACATGGATATTTCGAGCATCCCGCCACAAAATTTGCTCGCGTATTTCCCTCAGCTTGAGAAGCTGGCCGATAAGGCCATGTTCGGCTCGGATTGGCCAGGACCTGGCGTTCCGGGGATCAAGACCAATATCGAAGCCTTCCTCCAGCTCCCTATCTCGGACGAGGCCAAGCGGAAGATCTTGCGGGAGACGGCTCTGCGAGTCTTTGGCGAATGA
- a CDS encoding thiazole synthase yields MDDDKLVIAGRAFRSRLIVGTGKYPSPEIMVEAHRRSGAEIVTVAVRRVNLDRREPSLLDYIDTSRYLLLPNTAGCHTAEEAIRTAHLAREALGTPWLKLEVIGDELTLFPDVEETIKAARQLVKEGFIVLPYVNDDLVVAKKLVDLGVAAVMPLAAPIGSGLGIQNYTNLRILREQITSVPLIVDAGVGTASDAVIAMEMGYDGVLMNTAIAMAKDPPLMAEAMKLGIEAGRKAFLAGRIPKRLYASASSPLEGVVR; encoded by the coding sequence ATGGACGACGACAAGCTGGTCATCGCCGGTCGCGCCTTTCGTTCGCGCCTGATCGTCGGGACGGGGAAGTATCCCTCGCCAGAAATCATGGTGGAAGCGCATCGGCGCAGCGGGGCGGAGATCGTCACCGTCGCCGTGCGTCGCGTGAACTTGGACCGAAGGGAACCTTCCCTGCTCGACTACATCGATACGAGCCGTTACCTGTTGCTCCCGAACACAGCGGGCTGTCATACGGCGGAGGAAGCGATTCGCACGGCGCATCTGGCGCGCGAAGCGCTCGGAACGCCATGGCTCAAGCTCGAAGTCATCGGCGATGAGTTGACGCTCTTCCCCGATGTCGAGGAGACGATCAAAGCCGCGCGACAATTGGTGAAGGAAGGCTTCATTGTCCTGCCCTATGTCAACGACGACCTCGTCGTTGCGAAGAAATTAGTGGATCTCGGAGTCGCGGCCGTCATGCCGCTGGCTGCGCCTATTGGCTCTGGCCTCGGCATCCAGAATTACACGAACCTGCGCATCCTTCGCGAACAGATCACCTCGGTGCCGTTGATCGTGGACGCGGGCGTGGGCACGGCTTCCGATGCCGTGATCGCTATGGAGATGGGTTACGATGGCGTCTTGATGAATACGGCGATCGCGATGGCAAAGGATCCGCCGCTCATGGCCGAAGCGATGAAGCTCGGGATCGAGGCGGGTCGAAAAGCCTTCCTCGCCGGGCGCATTCCTAAGCGACTCTATGCCAGCGCCAGCAGCCCTCTGGAAGGCGTCGTCCGATAG
- a CDS encoding prepilin-type N-terminal cleavage/methylation domain-containing protein, protein MVRERGFSLIELLIVIAIIGIILAIAIPRFTRVRIPANETAAIANLRAYNQAQLSFSISHNNLYGDPADLLASGDISESLAELFGAKGAPVARSGYEGSAADTGDAPNGLGTGYAAELHPTAPGSTGTRYFGTDQSGTIYESSTAAFSASNGVLSKPGDARPVQ, encoded by the coding sequence ATGGTTCGCGAACGCGGATTCTCGCTCATCGAGCTTTTAATCGTCATCGCGATCATCGGCATCATCTTGGCGATCGCGATCCCGCGGTTCACGCGCGTTCGCATCCCAGCCAATGAGACAGCGGCCATCGCCAATCTCCGGGCGTACAATCAAGCGCAGCTTTCGTTCTCGATCTCGCACAATAACCTCTACGGCGATCCGGCCGACTTGCTCGCTAGCGGTGACATCAGCGAGAGCTTAGCGGAGCTTTTTGGAGCGAAAGGGGCGCCGGTCGCGCGCTCTGGATACGAAGGGAGCGCGGCCGATACGGGCGATGCGCCGAACGGCTTGGGAACGGGATACGCCGCTGAGTTGCATCCCACGGCTCCGGGCTCGACCGGCACGCGATACTTCGGTACGGATCAAAGTGGCACGATCTACGAATCCTCGACGGCCGCCTTCTCGGCGAGCAATGGGGTTCTCTCCAAGCCTGGAGACGCGCGCCCTGTGCAATGA
- a CDS encoding tetratricopeptide repeat protein — MRRMLALLGFLAMSGFVSFSPDVSAQTAGIEGEVIVVRPDGSRVPAVNALIELYRLDVKGKYQTKTDKKGHFAHIGLPYGRYAIIVSGEGLTPYYEYNVRIPPPGEATLRRTIEMVPGDGRRPTLEEVQQAATRSGQAGAIVPQMTEAERKRLEEQARQIEEQRKRAAKDEEMIRQFNAANELARAGKYAEAIPLYKSALETSPDHPQLYVVMIRMAEAYHNLGVERFNNRQREEAKEAFNLAIETARKAISMIPQDKPEQKPEYHGLLCRSLAVVATYLDQTRLPEAIAAHEELMTMQTTPADRARTQAQIAKIYLDTAKSEEAVAAYRKALEMDPNSLDALFGLGNALAQSPDPSKYPEALTILKQFVEKAKNDPQRVNQVQQANEMIAAFSAFLEEHRKGQRRRP; from the coding sequence ATGAGACGAATGCTCGCGCTTCTCGGGTTCCTCGCGATGAGCGGCTTTGTCAGCTTTTCACCTGATGTGAGTGCGCAGACGGCGGGAATCGAAGGGGAGGTCATCGTCGTGCGACCGGATGGATCGCGGGTTCCAGCCGTCAACGCGCTCATCGAATTGTACCGCTTGGACGTCAAGGGGAAGTACCAGACGAAGACCGACAAAAAAGGGCATTTCGCACATATTGGACTTCCGTATGGGCGATATGCCATCATCGTGTCCGGTGAAGGGCTGACGCCTTATTATGAGTACAACGTGCGCATTCCGCCTCCGGGAGAAGCGACGCTGCGGCGTACGATCGAGATGGTACCCGGAGATGGGCGGCGTCCGACGCTGGAGGAAGTTCAACAGGCGGCCACACGCTCCGGACAAGCCGGAGCAATTGTGCCGCAGATGACCGAAGCTGAGCGGAAGCGCTTGGAAGAACAAGCTCGACAAATCGAGGAACAACGCAAGCGGGCGGCGAAGGATGAGGAGATGATCCGGCAGTTCAACGCGGCCAATGAATTGGCGCGCGCTGGGAAGTATGCGGAAGCGATCCCGCTTTATAAATCGGCCTTGGAGACGAGCCCGGATCACCCTCAACTCTATGTCGTGATGATTCGCATGGCCGAAGCTTATCACAATCTCGGCGTGGAACGCTTCAACAACCGGCAGCGGGAGGAAGCCAAGGAAGCGTTCAACCTGGCTATCGAGACGGCTCGCAAGGCGATCTCGATGATCCCGCAGGATAAGCCGGAGCAGAAACCCGAGTATCACGGACTCCTCTGCCGCTCGTTGGCGGTTGTGGCGACGTATTTAGATCAGACGCGACTCCCCGAGGCGATCGCAGCGCACGAGGAATTGATGACCATGCAGACAACGCCAGCGGATCGCGCGCGCACGCAGGCGCAGATTGCGAAGATCTATCTCGATACGGCGAAATCGGAAGAGGCTGTCGCCGCGTATCGGAAGGCACTGGAGATGGATCCCAATAGCCTCGATGCCCTCTTCGGACTGGGGAATGCGCTCGCGCAGTCGCCGGATCCCTCGAAATATCCAGAGGCGCTAACTATTTTGAAGCAGTTCGTCGAGAAGGCGAAGAACGATCCGCAGCGGGTCAATCAGGTGCAGCAAGCCAATGAGATGATCGCGGCCTTCTCGGCGTTCCTTGAGGAGCACAGGAAGGGGCAGCGGAGGCGACCCTGA
- a CDS encoding ABC transporter ATP-binding protein: protein MSAVIIAENLTKEYVSGWLGRRRHRAVDHVTLEVREGEIFGLLGPNGAGKTTTIKLLLQLIRPTEGTVRLFGRPPGDPAVRAQLGFLPEHPYLPEALTARELLDYFGRLFGLSRSERSARATVVLHQVGIPTSVADRPLRHLSRGELARVGFAQALLHDPKLLILDDPFGGLDLEGRRQVRDLLIRWREEGKTIFLSTPLITEAEIICDRVALLHRGRLLASGSPTELVPPTERGTMEILARDLAPQTCESLRALGCDLHADRTLVRICAPASADAWEVVDFIRRSGGRVITVNPLRSPLERFFEDAVTASEATPM from the coding sequence ATGTCAGCCGTCATCATCGCGGAGAATTTGACGAAGGAGTACGTGAGCGGATGGCTCGGTCGTCGGCGACATCGTGCCGTGGACCATGTGACGTTGGAAGTAAGAGAGGGAGAGATCTTCGGCCTGCTCGGTCCCAACGGCGCGGGGAAGACGACGACGATTAAGCTCCTCCTGCAGTTAATCCGACCAACGGAAGGAACCGTTCGCCTTTTCGGACGCCCGCCGGGAGATCCCGCGGTGCGCGCGCAGCTTGGATTCTTACCGGAGCATCCTTATCTCCCCGAGGCTTTGACGGCGCGCGAACTCCTGGACTATTTCGGACGGCTCTTCGGCCTCTCTCGCTCAGAGCGGTCGGCGCGAGCGACCGTTGTGTTGCATCAGGTGGGGATTCCCACGTCGGTCGCCGACCGACCACTGCGGCACCTCTCGCGAGGGGAACTCGCGCGCGTGGGGTTTGCGCAAGCTCTGCTCCATGATCCGAAATTGCTCATCCTGGACGATCCGTTCGGAGGATTGGATCTCGAAGGGCGACGCCAAGTGCGTGATTTACTAATCCGGTGGCGCGAAGAGGGGAAGACGATCTTCCTCAGCACGCCACTTATCACGGAAGCGGAGATCATCTGCGATCGCGTGGCTCTCCTTCATCGCGGGCGCTTGTTGGCATCCGGATCGCCAACCGAACTGGTGCCGCCGACCGAACGGGGGACAATGGAGATTCTCGCGCGAGATCTCGCTCCGCAGACGTGTGAATCTCTTCGCGCGCTTGGGTGCGATCTCCATGCCGATCGGACTCTGGTGCGCATCTGCGCGCCGGCATCAGCGGATGCTTGGGAAGTCGTGGACTTCATCCGACGGTCTGGCGGGCGCGTGATCACCGTGAATCCCTTGCGGAGTCCGTTGGAGCGATTCTTCGAGGACGCCGTCACCGCTTCAGAAGCGACGCCGATGTGA